One stretch of Juglans microcarpa x Juglans regia isolate MS1-56 chromosome 3D, Jm3101_v1.0, whole genome shotgun sequence DNA includes these proteins:
- the LOC121256633 gene encoding LOW QUALITY PROTEIN: UDP-glycosyltransferase 74B1-like (The sequence of the model RefSeq protein was modified relative to this genomic sequence to represent the inferred CDS: inserted 1 base in 1 codon) — translation MEEKEYAGHVVLIPYPSQGHINPVLQFAKRLASKGVRATLATTRYTTKSICAPNVGVEPISDGFDVGGFAQAQNEDLYLKSFKANGSRTLSELIHKYQESSCPVTCVVYDSFLPWALDVAKQHGIYGASFFTNSATVCHIFCLKHLGILSLPENLENEPLLVPGLPPLNLPDLPSFLKFPESYPAYMAMKLNQYSNLHMADWIFCNSFEELEGEAAESISELWPAKLIGPMAPSAYLDGRIEDDKGYGASLWEPLSKECIKWLETKPPRSVVYVSFGSMVSLTAEQMEEIARGLQECSSHFLWVVKESEQSKLPEGFVEYTAKEKGLLVTWCNQLEMLAHQAIGCFVTHCGWNSTLEGLSLGVPMVGVPQWADQLTDAKFVGEIWXVGLRAKEDEKGVVRKEEFVMCLKEVMEGERSHEIKKNAMKWRELAKKSVSEGGSSEKRINEFVEQLMLRAINSKGHQLMASHVD, via the exons ATGGAGGAGAAAGAGTACGCGGGTCACGTTGTACTGATCCCATATCCGAGCCAAGGCCATATCAACCCTGTCCTCCAATTTGCAAAACGTTTAGCCTCCAAAGGAGTCCGGGCCACCTTAGCTACAACTCGCTATACAACCAAGTCTATCTGTGCACCAAACGTCGGCGTCGAGCCCATTTCCGATGGCTTCGACGTGGGTGGCTTTGCGCAGGCGCAAAACGAGGACCTATATCTAAAGTCATTCAAGGCGAATGGCTCAAGAACCCTATCTGAACTCATTCATAAATACCAAGAATCGAGCTGTCCTGTCACTTGTGTTGTTTATGATTCGTTTTTGCCATGGGCGCTTGATGTTGCTAAGCAACATGGTATTTACGGGGCCTCCTTCTTCACCAACTCGGCCACTGTATGCCATATATTCTGTCTCAAACACCTGGGCATCCTTTCCCTGCCGGAAAATCTGGAAAACGAACCTTTGTTGGTTCCTGGCCTGCCTCCTTTGAACTTGCCTGACCTGCCAAGTTTTCTTAAGTTTCCAGAAAGTTACCCAGCCTACATGGCCATGAAATTGAATCAGTATTCCAACTTGCACATGGCTGATTGGATATTTTGCAACAGTTTCGAAGAATTAGAAGGCGAG GCGGCGGAAAGCATATCAGAGCTGTGGCCAGCAAAGTTGATCGGTCCAATGGCTCCATCGGCTTATTTGGATGGGAGAATTGAAGATGATAAAGGATACGGAGCAAGTCTGTGGGAACCACTGAGCAAAGAGTGCATCAAATGGCTGGAAACAAAGCCACCTAGGTCAGTAGTTTATGTCTCCTTCGGAAGCATGGTCTCCTTGACAGCAGAACAGATGGAGGAGATAGCTCGGGGCCTGCAGGAGTGTAGCTCGCATTTCCTCTGGGTCGTGAAAGAATCGGAGCAATCTAAATTACCTGAAGGGTTCGTCGAGTACACAGCAAAAGAAAAGGGTTTGCTGGTGACATGGTGCAACCAACTAGAAATGCTGGCGCACCAAGCCATAGGTTGCTTTGTAACGCACTGTGGGTGGAACTCAACCCTCGAAGGGCTTAGCCTTGGAGTGCCGATGGTGGGAGTGCCTCAGTGGGCTGACCAATTGACTGATGCCAAGTTTGTGGGGGAGATTT GGGTGGGGCTCAGAGCCAAGGAGGATGAGAAGGGAGTCGTGAGAAAAGAAGAATTTGTAATGTGTTTGAAGGAAGTaatggagggagagagaagccatgagattaagaaaaatgctatgaAATGGAGGGAGTTGGCTAAAAAATCAGTCAGTGAAGGAGGGAGCTCTGAGAAGCGtattaatgaatttgtggaGCAGTTGATGTTACGGGCCATCAACTCGAAAGGCCATCAACTCATGGCTAGCCATGTAGATTAG
- the LOC121256762 gene encoding protein PLASTID REDOX INSENSITIVE 2, chloroplastic, giving the protein MAWRIGVAPTTTSHSSFPFVSSSSSGILVLVPLAYSRPSGIGVECSYSYPSLSRKAQSIPLSLSSSTKHICKAAEYKFPDPIPEFANAETEKFRTHLRKKLEKKDIYGDSVEEVLRICTEIFNDFLHTHYGGPGTLLVLPFIEMADAVNERGLPGGPQAARAAVKWAQKYVDKDWKDWTGDSD; this is encoded by the exons ATGGCTTGGAGAATAGGCGTTGCTCCCACTACAACATCTCACTCGTCGTTCCCTttcgtttcttcttcttcttctggtaTTTTGGTCTTAGTGCCCTTGGCATACAGTCGCCCTAGTGGTATTGGAGTCGAATGTTCATATTCATATCCTTCATTGAGTAGAAAAGCACAAAGCATACCACTTTCGCTTTCCTCTTCTACCAAGCACATCTGCAAAGCGGCAGAATACAAATTTCCAGACCCAATTCCCGAATTCGCTAATGCC GAGACAGAAAAATTTAGGACCCATCTCCGGAAGAAGCTCGAAAAGAAAGATATTTATGGAGATTCAGTTGAAGAAGTCCTACGAATCTGCACTGAG ATATTCAACGACTTTTTGCACACCCATTACGGTGGTCCTGGTACTCTCTTGGTCTTACCTTTTATTGAAATGGCGGATGCTGTAAATGAACGGGGATTGCCTGGAGGACCGCAGGCTGCACGGGCAGCGGTCAAATGGGCTCAAAAATATGTTGACAAGGACTGGAAAGACTGGACTGGTGATAGTGATTAA